The genomic region CCGCACGTTTTACTATATTATGAAGTCCTAAAATTCCGCTCTGAGGAGGATTGAGAATCGGCGTCGACATCATCGATCCGTAGATTCCCCCGTTGGAAATCGTGAACGTCCCGCCTTCCATTTCGGCGAGTTCGATCTTTCCGTCCTTCACTCTGTTCGCAAGTCTTCCGATTTCCTGTTCGATTCCGGCAAAGGTCAAAAGGTCCGCGTCTCTTACGATCGGAACCACAAGTCCTTTCGGTCCTCCGACGGCGACTCCGATGTCGTAAAAATTCTTATAAACGATATCGCTTCCTCTGATTTCCGCGTTGATGGCGGGAATCGTCTTCAGCGCGTGAATCGCAGCCTTGGTGAAGAAGCTCATAAATCCGAGACCCACGTTATGCGTCTCTTTGAACTTATCCTTATAACGGTTTCTGAGTTCCATAACGTAACTCATATCCACTTCGTTGAACGTGGTGAGAATCGCCGCGTTGTGTTGCGCAGACACGAGTCTTTCCGCGATGACCTTACGAAGACGGGACATCGGAACCGCGTTTTCTCTCGGAAGATCGGTTCTTCTCGCGGCGGGAACCGCTTTTGGAATTTCCGGAGAAGGTGCGGAAGCCGGAGCCGCTTTTGCCGCCGTTGCAGTTCCCACACTTGCGGAGGATTTGGATTCGATTGCTTTCAATACGTCTTCTTTTGTGATTTGTCCATTCTTACCCGAACCGGAAATCGAAGACGCGCTTAGTCCGTTGTCGTCGATCAATTTACGAACCGCAGGAGGAAGAGTTTCGTTGATGTTTCCGTTTCCTGAGGTTTGTGTTGTTTGAGTTGGAGTCGGTGCGGTAGAGGAAGGTGCTGGTGCGGAGGCGGTTGCGGCGGCGTCGATGAGACCGATGATCTCTTTCACTTTCACAGTGTCCCCGGCCTTCTTATGAATTTTCTGAAGAACGCCGGAGGAAGGAGCCGGAACTTCCATGGTCGCCTTGTCGGTTTCCAGTTCCAGCAGGATCTCGTCCTGTTTTACTTGTTCTCCTTCTTTCTTTACCCAATTCGCAATAGTTGCTTCCGTGATCGATTCTCCCATTTCGGGGACCTTGATTTCTACAGACATTAATGATTCCTTTTGAGAGGCTTTGGATGCAAAAAAGCGTAAGCCCCGGTTTCAATCCTTATAAACGAAAAAATTCTGTAAACGAAATTCTCCAAAACGCGATTATTCCGTTCTTGGTTTAAACTTCCGATCTGTTTTGCCTAATTCTTCATCACTAATCTGATATTCTTTTTGTAAGAACTCTCTAAAATCCATCGACTTGTGGTGATCGCGTTCTCCGTCGCACTGACGATTGCCCATCACCGCCTTGGTAACTCCCGCAACCGTAATCGGCTTGAGAGTCAGGTTTTGAGTTACGGGACATACTCCCGGTTTCGGAGAAAGTCCGTTGTAGGCGCAGGTTCCTCCGCCTTGCACTTCGTCGGGCATAATGTCTTCGCCGAAGGAAGGATAATTCTGACCGCCGTAAAAACGATTGTACATTCTTCCCCAAATCGGAACCGCAAGAACCGAAGCGGCCTGTCCTCTTCCCAAAGAAATGGAACTTTTATCAAAACCCAACCAAATCACGGTCGTATAATTCGGATCGAACCCGCAATACCAAGCGTTGGTGAACGATGAAGTCGATCCGGTTTTTCCGGCGGCGGTTCCTCTGTAATTTCCTTTGTCCGGATCGCGCAAACCCATCGCGGCGGTTCCGGCCATCGCCACGTTGGTCAGCATTTTCTTAAGAATGTAAGCGGTTCCTTCGGAGATGACCTGAATGCTTCCGTCCTTGGCTTGTCTTTGTAATTCTTCCTGAACCTTGATCTCTTCGTTGTAAACCACGTTGCCGCTTTGATCGATCACATAACGCACAGAAAACGGAATCACTCTTCTTCCGTTGTTGGCGATGGTCGCGTAACCGAGCGCCATCTCAAGCGGCGTAAGTTCCGCGATTCCAAGAGCGAGAGCCGGGCTGGGCGGAAAACGATTCGGATTGACTCCTAAAAGTCTGGAAGAGAAGTCGATGACCGCGTCGGGTCCGGTTCGAAGGAACACTTGCACCGACACGATGTTTAAAGATAAGGACAAGGCGCGGGACAACGGAACCATTCCGAGAAAATCTCCGTCGAAATCCTGAGGCGACCAACCTTCTCCCTCTTCGGTTAAGGTCGTTAGCGGTGCGTCCATGATTCCGGTTCCGCTTCCTACGACTCGTTCTTGAATCGCGGCTCCGTACACGAACGGTTTAAACGCGGAACCCGTTTGGCGTCTCGCCATCGTCGCGCGGTTGAACTGATTCTTCGGAGTGAACTCGTAACCGCCGACCATCGTTTGAATGTAACCCGTGGAAGGTTCGATCGTAATCGCCGCGCCTTCTACGTGCAGGTTTTTTCCGAAGACCGCGGTTTGTTTTTGAAACTCGGAGATCGCGGCGGATTCGTTTTCGCCCGGAGTTAAGATGGTAAGAATATCGGCGGCGTCGATCAGTTCTCTTTCGAGGGCGACTCGGTAGTTCGCCTTATCGTCGAGTTTACTGACGAAGGGCATTCCCACCGGAAAGATGGAACCCATCAGATAATAAAGACCCACAAGACCGCGATCCGCTCCGCCGGAATAATTTACGGTTACGCCGGAAACGAGATCGTCGTGTTTTTTGATCGCCCTGGACAATTCTTCCTGAGCGATCTCTTGTTTACGAGCGTCGAGGGTCGTATAAACTTTCAAACCACCCGTATAAACCTTGTCCTCTCCGAGTTCCTTTTCGAGTTTTTGACGAACGTATTCGGTGAAGTGCGGAGCCTTGTTCAAACGATTTCCCCAAGTCGACTGAGAAGGAGATTGTGTGATGACGACCGGCCAATACTTGTTCCAGAAATCGTCGTGGATCGATTGAACCTTATCCGCGGGAATATAACCTTGTTCCGCCATCAATCTCAGAACGCTCAAATGCGCGCCTTTGGAAATCGCGGGATTTTTAAACGGAGAATATTTCACGGGCGCCTTCGGAAGTCTCGCAAGCATAGCCGCTTCCGCGATGTCCAAGTCGCTTACGTCCTTTTGAAAATAAACGTCCGCCGCGGAAGCGAGCCCCGTGGTTCCGTGTCCGAGGTAAATTAGATTAAAATAAATTTCTAATATTTCTTCTTTTGAATATTCCTGTTCGATCTGAAGGGTAAAAAGAGCCTCGATGAATTTTCTCGCAAAGGAACGTTTTCTGTTCTGCAAAACGGTTTTGGCGAGCTGTTGGGTCAGCGTCGAACCGCCCTGTTTGATTCTTCCCGAAATCACGTTTACGATCCCCGCGCGGAGAATCGCCATAAAGTCGATCCCGAAGTGATTGAAGAAGTTGTTGTCTTCCACGGAAAGAAACGCCTGAACCACGTGCGGAGGAATGTCCTGGTATTTCAGAAGTTGTTGTTTGTGTTTGTAAAGTTCGGCGAAGACGACTCCGTTGATATCGTAAAGCCGGGTCGGAGTCGTGGGTTGATACGAGGCGAGCATCGCGAGTTCTCCCCCTTCGTCCACTTCCGAAAGAATATAACCGAAAAAGAGGCCGCCTAAGAGGGCGATAACGAGCAAGGCTTTGGAGGTTCTATGAAGTCCGATACTTTTCATGATAATTTATATACGTTCCCTTCTACGGCTAATTCTATCTGGATGGACGAGTTACCGAGCGCCGCCGCGTGCGCCCGAGCTTCCTCGAGAATGATGTCCAAAACGTCGTCCGCATAAGCGGGTTCGTGATGGGTCAAAACGAGTTTCTTCACGTTCCAAGCGACTGCGCAGTTTACGGCCATTGTGTAGGATGTATGTCCCCAGTCAAATTTTTGGAAGGATTCATCCAGGGTATATTGAGAATCCAGGACGAGCAGATCCGCATTTTCAAAAAAGGGCTTCATTTCCGAGACGGAACCGAAGTCTTCTCCGGTAAATTCGGCGTCCGTGGCAAAAACAAAAACCTTTCCCTTCTCCTCCACCCGATAGGCGAAGGAGCCGCCCGGATGTTTGAGAGGATAAATGCCGACCTTACAATCCCCTTCTAAATCCAAAGTTTCGCCGGGACTCAGACAGGTAAAGAGTTTCGTGGATGCAAGAGCGGAAAATGGAATGGGAAAGAACTCGGGAGATTGTTGTTTTTCAAAACGTTCCTTCAAATCGGGATAAGGAGAATAAAAATGCAGTTCGTTCCCGGGAATATAAAGCGGCTTGAAAAACGGAATTCCTTGGATATGATCCCAGTGCGTGTGGGTAAAGAAGAATGCGATCTTTCCCTCACCTTTTTTAAATTCTCCCTGCATCAATTCGTCCGCGATCACTCTGGCTCCGGTTCCGCAATCGAAGATCATTCTTCTGCCGGAGGAAGGAATCACCGAAACGCAGGTCGTGTTCCCGCCGACCACATGCGTAAGATAAGAAGGAAGATTAGAAATAAATTTTTGAATGTCCCTCAGGGCATCGGGGCCTGCGTCCCGGACGAGCTCCAGGATTTGAGTCACCTTCTGAATGTATTCCGGGGTTCTGAGCGGAGAGGAAATCGAGCCCCGAGTTCCGTAGAGTTGGACGATCACCTTGAACCCAGGATTTCGATTTGAATCATTCTGTCAAAGAGAAGAGGAAAAAGAAAAATCGTTTTACGGTTGTCGTCCGATTCTAAGGAGAAATCATGTTCCCCTATGACAGGCATCTACAATCGGATCGGCCCGGAATTAACTCCCGTAGTCCGCACCCTTTTGATTTTGAACGGGGGACTTTTCGCGGTTCAACTCCTTCTTTCATGGACGGTCGGAGATTATCTGACTCTGTATCTCGGGATGACGCCCGATTTGATCACACATCGTTTTTTTGTCTGGCAGTTTATCACGTACGCATTCCTACATTCGGTTCAGAATTTCTTTCATATTCTGTTCAATATGTTTTCGCTCTGGATGTTCGGCTCCATTCTCGAGAATTATTGGGGCGGAAGAAACTTTCTGAAGTTCTATCTATTCTCCTGTTTTATGGGAGGATTTTTTCCGTGGATTCTTCACAACGTCGGATTTCATCAAGGAACCATCATCGGAGCTTCCGGCGGAATCTACGGTCTTTTGATCGCGTTCGCGTTGATCTGGCCCAATCAAGAACTTCTTTTTATGGGATTTTTTCCTCTCAAAGCGAAGTATATGGTCGTCATTCTGATGCTCATCATCGCGCTTTCCGGTCCGGGCGGAAACATCGCGCACATGGCCCATTTGGGAGGCGCGATCGGCGGCGGTCTTTATTTTCTATATTATAATAAACTAAAGTCAAAAATCCCGGCTTCTCTTTCTCTCGGCCGTTATCTTCAAAAACGAAAGATGAGAAAATGGCAGGAAGAGATGAACCGAAAGATTCACGTCCGAGAAGAAGTGGATCAACTCCTGGACAAGATTTCGAAATCGGGAATGGATTCCCTTTCCAGAAAGGAAAAGAAATTTTTGAAAGACGCTTCGAGTAAGTATTATTCGGAAGAATGATAGACGTTCGAAACCGGATTTGATCCACATGAAACATTCCTACCCGCCCGAACCCGTTTCTCTGATCGGAAACTTCGTAGAACTCCGTCCGCTCAGAACGGAACACAAGGACGCGCTCGTCAAAGCGGTGTTTGACGGAGAATTGTGGAAGCTCTGGTTTACGATGGTTCCTTCCCCCGAAGAGATGGAATCCTGGATCGCAAAGGCCCTCGCGGAGGAAAAGGAAAAACTTTCCCTTCCCTTCGTGGTCGTTCGCAAAAGCGATTCCAAGATCATAGGAAGCACGCGTTATATGAACATCGAAAAGGTTTCGAACCGTTTGGAAATCGGTTCGACCTGGTATTCGAAAGAATTTCAAAAGACGAACGTAAACACGGAATGCAAACTTCTTCTTTTGGAACACGCTTTCGAGAATTTGGAATGTATCGCGGTCGAGTTTAGAACTCATCGTTTGAACGAAAACTCGAGAAGGGCGATCGAAAGACTCGGAGCGGTTTTGGACGGAATTCTTCGCAATCACAGAATCATGCCGAACGGAACGTTACGCGACACTGCGGTCTACAGCATTTTGGAAAACGAATGGCCGACCGTGAAGGCGAATCTTTTGTTTAAGTTGCATCGAAAGAAAGAATAAGAATCGGCATTCTAAACGACGGCGACTTCTTCGGTAAGTATGGCTATACGATCAGGTTATCGAATATCAAAAATTGAAAGCGATTCGTTTTAATGTTTCCGGTTTCAATTCAATTACATGAAATTTTGCAAGCTCTCCCTTGAAACGAAAATCGGGAAAATATACTTCGGAAGAATAGCGATTCGAACGCATAGCTCCTGCCCCGAAATACAACCTTTTAATACCAAATTGTTTCGTATTATATAATCCGTATACCACCTCAAAGCCTTTTTCAAAACAATATTTTGCAACGGTTCGAAACGTACTTTTAGCCGCGTAAACACCAAATTTAGTCGGTTCGAATGCAATAGAATTCCAATCCGCGACATTGTTTTCTACAACCGCATAACGCATGGCGGGATTGCCTCCGTCGTCGATCACGGCGATCTCAAGCGGAATCCAATTTTCAGGAGCTTTTTCGATAATCCTCATGGTCGCAAGGATCCGTTTTCCATGTTCAACCCAAAACCAAGTCGCCCACGGATCATAATTATGATTTCTCCAGGGAGAATCCGAATACCCGCCTTTCTCAAAAATTTTCGAAATAAATTCCCTAAGACGATTCAAGGTTTCAAGATCAATATCCGCATTCTTCATTATGTTTACTTTCATCAAAAGAAATCCCTCCATAGTTCAAATCAACAACACAACTTCCCAACTCAAAAATTCAAAAACAATAATTACAATTCCTTAAATAAAAATTCTTCTCAGAACTTGTTTAATTAAAATATCAAACTACATAAACATTTCTTAATTTATATTTACATAATTCATATTTTTAATAACTAAAGAAGAACATTGAGATATACAAGCGTCTTAAAGATAGAAACATCATTGTTTTTTTCAAAAGTGGTAAAATTTATTATGAACAATACGCAACCCAACCAAGAAACACGGATCAAAATTGACGGTGATCGGATCGAATACGTCGTCTGCTCTTTCAAAAAAGAAAGATCGTTGATCGAAAAGGCGAGAACATTCATTCAGGATCAATATTCTAAATTAGAGTATGTAGGATATAACGCGGACTTCGATCGTATGTTTGACATAGATGGATCGAGTCGTTACTTCATTGCGATCAACGCAAAAGAAGAAATCCTCGCAACATCTCGAGTAGTAACCAAGGGTCGCTCTGGTTTGCCGATCGAATACGGACTTTTTTGCGGGAATCATGCGAAAGTTATATTGGAAGGAAATAAAATCGCGGAAATGAATTCCTTTGCGGCCGCAGCATTAAAACCTGGGAATAAAGTTTTATCCATGAGTACGGATTATACGTTAGAACAGGATTTCGAAACCATATATGGATTATTTGATATTGAAAGACCGACAATCGGAAAACTCTATAACCGATTCGGAGCGGTTCTTTCGGAAAAACTCCAAGATCCAATTTATTTTCCGGGATATGGGAAACTGATTCAAAACAAAATTGTTCCCGCCAAATGGAGAATTATGGTTTCAGATAAATCTAGAATGATTGCAAGAAAGAGACCAATGTAACTGCGCCCGGGGAAACAATTCAGATTGCGTTTTCAAAAGCAAATACGAACCCTGTATAGGACTCTAAAGTTTTTCGAATATGCGTACATTCTCCTTTATCCAAAATTCTCGGCGATCCGCAGCGGCCAATCTTGCGATCGAAGAAGCGATCGGACTTCACTTGGTTTCCTCCGGCTACGGAGCAGGACTTAGAATTTGGAAAAATCCGTTCTCCATCGTACTCGGTCTTTCCGAAAAAGCGGAAGATACGATTCTTCCATCGGTATTGCAAAGATTTCAAGATGCGAATTCTTCTTTGAAAGGCGACGCATCTAATCCGAATGAATCTAAAGACAAAAAAGCAAATTCTTTTCAAGGCGAAGGCTTTCATCAAAAAGTTTTTGATGCCGAATTTCCTTCGATCGTACGAAGGGCCAGCGGCGGAGGCACGGTGGTTCATCATCCGGAGGAGAATCTAAACTTTACGTTTTTCGTTTCCTTGGACGTAAAACCCGAACTCTACAAAGTAAAAGAATCCTACGATTATTTTCTGGGCCTGGTTATAAACGCGTTAAAGCGACAAACGTTAGACGCTTCTTTCCGAGGCAAATCGGACCTCGCTATTTTCGAAAAAGGACTCGAAAAAAAAATCTCGGGCAACGCTCAGTTCCGAAAAAAGGGCGCGGTCGTTCATCACGGGACATTGATTCTAAAATCTTCCCTGATCGAAAGGGTTGCGGGATTGCTGGGACATCCTCCCGAAGAACCGGAATACAGGAAGAATCGCAAACATTCCGATTTTGTGACCTCTCTTCCGAACGATTTTTCCGCCGTAAAATTTGGCCAGGACCTATCTCATGTATTTGCCGAATCACTG from Leptospira kmetyi serovar Malaysia str. Bejo-Iso9 harbors:
- the odhB gene encoding 2-oxoglutarate dehydrogenase complex dihydrolipoyllysine-residue succinyltransferase, producing the protein MSVEIKVPEMGESITEATIANWVKKEGEQVKQDEILLELETDKATMEVPAPSSGVLQKIHKKAGDTVKVKEIIGLIDAAATASAPAPSSTAPTPTQTTQTSGNGNINETLPPAVRKLIDDNGLSASSISGSGKNGQITKEDVLKAIESKSSASVGTATAAKAAPASAPSPEIPKAVPAARRTDLPRENAVPMSRLRKVIAERLVSAQHNAAILTTFNEVDMSYVMELRNRYKDKFKETHNVGLGFMSFFTKAAIHALKTIPAINAEIRGSDIVYKNFYDIGVAVGGPKGLVVPIVRDADLLTFAGIEQEIGRLANRVKDGKIELAEMEGGTFTISNGGIYGSMMSTPILNPPQSGILGLHNIVKRAVVVNDQIVIRPMMYLALSYDHRIVDGKEAVTFLVKVKEAIEDPARLLLEL
- a CDS encoding penicillin-binding protein 1A, producing the protein MKSIGLHRTSKALLVIALLGGLFFGYILSEVDEGGELAMLASYQPTTPTRLYDINGVVFAELYKHKQQLLKYQDIPPHVVQAFLSVEDNNFFNHFGIDFMAILRAGIVNVISGRIKQGGSTLTQQLAKTVLQNRKRSFARKFIEALFTLQIEQEYSKEEILEIYFNLIYLGHGTTGLASAADVYFQKDVSDLDIAEAAMLARLPKAPVKYSPFKNPAISKGAHLSVLRLMAEQGYIPADKVQSIHDDFWNKYWPVVITQSPSQSTWGNRLNKAPHFTEYVRQKLEKELGEDKVYTGGLKVYTTLDARKQEIAQEELSRAIKKHDDLVSGVTVNYSGGADRGLVGLYYLMGSIFPVGMPFVSKLDDKANYRVALERELIDAADILTILTPGENESAAISEFQKQTAVFGKNLHVEGAAITIEPSTGYIQTMVGGYEFTPKNQFNRATMARRQTGSAFKPFVYGAAIQERVVGSGTGIMDAPLTTLTEEGEGWSPQDFDGDFLGMVPLSRALSLSLNIVSVQVFLRTGPDAVIDFSSRLLGVNPNRFPPSPALALGIAELTPLEMALGYATIANNGRRVIPFSVRYVIDQSGNVVYNEEIKVQEELQRQAKDGSIQVISEGTAYILKKMLTNVAMAGTAAMGLRDPDKGNYRGTAAGKTGSTSSFTNAWYCGFDPNYTTVIWLGFDKSSISLGRGQAASVLAVPIWGRMYNRFYGGQNYPSFGEDIMPDEVQGGGTCAYNGLSPKPGVCPVTQNLTLKPITVAGVTKAVMGNRQCDGERDHHKSMDFREFLQKEYQISDEELGKTDRKFKPRTE
- a CDS encoding MBL fold metallo-hydrolase — encoded protein: MIVQLYGTRGSISSPLRTPEYIQKVTQILELVRDAGPDALRDIQKFISNLPSYLTHVVGGNTTCVSVIPSSGRRMIFDCGTGARVIADELMQGEFKKGEGKIAFFFTHTHWDHIQGIPFFKPLYIPGNELHFYSPYPDLKERFEKQQSPEFFPIPFSALASTKLFTCLSPGETLDLEGDCKVGIYPLKHPGGSFAYRVEEKGKVFVFATDAEFTGEDFGSVSEMKPFFENADLLVLDSQYTLDESFQKFDWGHTSYTMAVNCAVAWNVKKLVLTHHEPAYADDVLDIILEEARAHAAALGNSSIQIELAVEGNVYKLS
- a CDS encoding rhomboid family intramembrane serine protease encodes the protein MTGIYNRIGPELTPVVRTLLILNGGLFAVQLLLSWTVGDYLTLYLGMTPDLITHRFFVWQFITYAFLHSVQNFFHILFNMFSLWMFGSILENYWGGRNFLKFYLFSCFMGGFFPWILHNVGFHQGTIIGASGGIYGLLIAFALIWPNQELLFMGFFPLKAKYMVVILMLIIALSGPGGNIAHMAHLGGAIGGGLYFLYYNKLKSKIPASLSLGRYLQKRKMRKWQEEMNRKIHVREEVDQLLDKISKSGMDSLSRKEKKFLKDASSKYYSEE
- a CDS encoding GNAT family N-acetyltransferase, which codes for MKHSYPPEPVSLIGNFVELRPLRTEHKDALVKAVFDGELWKLWFTMVPSPEEMESWIAKALAEEKEKLSLPFVVVRKSDSKIIGSTRYMNIEKVSNRLEIGSTWYSKEFQKTNVNTECKLLLLEHAFENLECIAVEFRTHRLNENSRRAIERLGAVLDGILRNHRIMPNGTLRDTAVYSILENEWPTVKANLLFKLHRKKE
- a CDS encoding LBL_2463 family protein, which gives rise to MKVNIMKNADIDLETLNRLREFISKIFEKGGYSDSPWRNHNYDPWATWFWVEHGKRILATMRIIEKAPENWIPLEIAVIDDGGNPAMRYAVVENNVADWNSIAFEPTKFGVYAAKSTFRTVAKYCFEKGFEVVYGLYNTKQFGIKRLYFGAGAMRSNRYSSEVYFPDFRFKGELAKFHVIELKPETLKRIAFNF
- a CDS encoding LBL_2463 family protein, whose protein sequence is MRYTSVLKIETSLFFSKVVKFIMNNTQPNQETRIKIDGDRIEYVVCSFKKERSLIEKARTFIQDQYSKLEYVGYNADFDRMFDIDGSSRYFIAINAKEEILATSRVVTKGRSGLPIEYGLFCGNHAKVILEGNKIAEMNSFAAAALKPGNKVLSMSTDYTLEQDFETIYGLFDIERPTIGKLYNRFGAVLSEKLQDPIYFPGYGKLIQNKIVPAKWRIMVSDKSRMIARKRPM
- a CDS encoding lipoate--protein ligase family protein, which produces MRTFSFIQNSRRSAAANLAIEEAIGLHLVSSGYGAGLRIWKNPFSIVLGLSEKAEDTILPSVLQRFQDANSSLKGDASNPNESKDKKANSFQGEGFHQKVFDAEFPSIVRRASGGGTVVHHPEENLNFTFFVSLDVKPELYKVKESYDYFLGLVINALKRQTLDASFRGKSDLAIFEKGLEKKISGNAQFRKKGAVVHHGTLILKSSLIERVAGLLGHPPEEPEYRKNRKHSDFVTSLPNDFSAVKFGQDLSHVFAESLGLSKMGVENDLRFKKAVFQEAKRLWKDKYSRMDFIFRD